One Pectobacterium polaris DNA window includes the following coding sequences:
- the nuoE gene encoding NADH-quinone oxidoreductase subunit NuoE, whose amino-acid sequence MHDHNNHDHIDAQGQPAADSLTKDNAFVLSDAERDAIEHEKHHYEDARAASIEALKIVQKERGWVPDGAIHAIADLLGIPASDVEGVATFYSQIFRQPVGRHVIRYCDSVVCHINGYQGVQAALERKLSIKPGQTTFDGRFTLLPTCCLGNCDKGPSMMIDEDTHTHVTPEGIESLLEQYQ is encoded by the coding sequence ATGCATGATCACAACAATCACGATCATATTGACGCTCAGGGACAACCTGCTGCCGACTCGCTGACAAAAGACAATGCTTTTGTATTGAGTGACGCCGAACGTGACGCTATTGAGCACGAAAAACATCACTACGAAGATGCACGCGCCGCGTCAATCGAAGCACTGAAAATTGTGCAGAAAGAACGCGGCTGGGTGCCTGATGGTGCTATCCACGCGATTGCCGACCTGCTGGGTATCCCCGCCAGTGACGTGGAAGGTGTAGCAACGTTCTACAGCCAGATTTTCCGTCAGCCTGTCGGGCGTCATGTTATTCGCTATTGCGATAGCGTCGTGTGCCACATCAATGGCTATCAGGGCGTTCAGGCTGCGCTGGAGCGTAAGCTCAGCATCAAACCGGGACAGACAACGTTCGATGGACGTTTCACGCTGTTGCCGACCTGCTGCCTGGGGAACTGTGACAAGGGGCCGTCAATGATGATTGACGAAGATACCCATACCCATGTGACGCCGGAAGGAATTGAATCGTTATTGGAGCAGTATCAATGA
- the nuoG gene encoding NADH-quinone oxidoreductase subunit NuoG, whose translation MATIHVDGKEYEVNGADNLLEACLTLGLDIPYFCWHPALGSVGSCRLCAVKQYQNAEDTRGRLVMSCMTPATEGTFIAIEDEEAKLFRKTIVEFLMTNHPHDCPVCEEGGNCHLQDMTVMTGQNFRRYRFTKRTHRNQDLGPFISHEMNRCIACYRCVRYYKDYADGKDLGVYGAHDNVYFGRPEDGTLESEFSGNLVEVCPTGVFTDKTHSERYNRKWDMQFAPSVCQQCSIGCNTSPGERYGELRRIENRFNGSVNHYFLCDRGRFGYGYVNQKDRPNQPLQRRGNDWIALNADQALQGAADVLRQAKKTIGIGSPRASIESNFALRELVGAENFYTGIAQEEQNRLQLILKVLRESGVRTPALREIEGYDAVLILGEDLTQTGARIALAVRQAVKGKAREMAAAQKVADWQIAAIMNIGQHAKHPLFVTNVDNTRLDDIAAWNYRAPVADQARLGFAIAHGLDNSAPAVTDLAAGLDQKVDIIVQALAGARKPLIISGTNAGSEDVISAAANVAKALKNRGSDVGITFVAPAANSIGLSIMGGGSLDDALTQLENGDADSVVVLENDLYRHAPIARVDAALEKAENLIVVDHQRTRIMDKASIILSAASFAESDGTLVNQEGRAQRFFQVYDPTYYNDKIVMLESWRWLHSLYITYNSRQVDWTQLDNVIDACVAELPQLTAIKDAAPDASFRIRGQKLSRSPIRSSGRTAMRANISVHEPRQPVDKDTMFAFSMEGNNSPTANRQQIPFAWAPGWNSPQAWNKFQDEVGGHLRHGDPGVRMIEAGEGSLAYFDNIPAAFVPQAGQWRVAPYYHLFGSDEMSQRSDVIQQRMPEPYVMVNPADAATLGVNAGTLLELTCAGQTLRLPLRLSAALSQGQVGLPLGLPGIAPMLAGATVENLREAAQ comes from the coding sequence ATGGCTACTATTCATGTAGACGGCAAAGAGTATGAAGTAAACGGAGCAGACAACCTTCTGGAAGCTTGCCTGACTCTGGGACTTGATATTCCTTACTTTTGCTGGCACCCCGCGCTCGGGAGCGTCGGATCCTGCCGCCTCTGTGCGGTAAAACAGTACCAAAACGCGGAAGACACCCGCGGTCGTCTGGTGATGTCTTGTATGACACCGGCAACCGAAGGAACGTTCATCGCGATTGAAGATGAAGAAGCGAAGCTATTCCGTAAGACGATAGTTGAGTTTCTGATGACCAACCACCCGCACGATTGTCCGGTGTGTGAGGAAGGCGGTAACTGTCATTTGCAGGATATGACGGTGATGACGGGGCAGAATTTCCGTCGCTATCGCTTCACCAAACGTACCCACCGCAATCAGGATCTCGGGCCGTTCATTTCTCATGAGATGAACCGCTGTATCGCGTGCTATCGCTGCGTGCGTTACTACAAAGACTACGCGGATGGCAAAGATCTCGGCGTTTACGGCGCACATGACAACGTCTACTTCGGTCGTCCGGAAGATGGCACGCTGGAAAGCGAGTTCTCCGGCAACCTGGTTGAAGTGTGTCCGACCGGTGTATTCACCGATAAAACGCACTCTGAGCGCTATAACCGTAAATGGGATATGCAGTTTGCACCGAGCGTCTGCCAACAGTGCAGCATCGGCTGTAATACCAGCCCCGGTGAACGCTATGGCGAACTGCGTCGTATCGAAAACCGTTTCAACGGTAGCGTAAACCACTATTTCCTGTGTGACCGCGGCCGTTTTGGTTACGGCTATGTCAACCAGAAAGATCGTCCGAATCAGCCGCTGCAACGTCGTGGTAATGACTGGATCGCGCTGAATGCCGATCAGGCATTGCAAGGTGCGGCGGATGTGCTGCGTCAGGCGAAGAAAACGATCGGTATCGGTTCACCGCGCGCTAGCATCGAAAGCAACTTCGCGTTGCGTGAACTGGTGGGTGCTGAGAACTTCTACACCGGTATCGCGCAGGAAGAACAAAATCGTCTGCAACTGATCCTGAAAGTGCTGCGTGAAAGCGGTGTGAGAACGCCAGCGCTGCGTGAGATCGAAGGCTACGATGCGGTTCTGATCCTGGGTGAAGACTTGACGCAGACGGGTGCGCGTATCGCACTGGCTGTGCGTCAGGCCGTGAAAGGCAAAGCTCGCGAAATGGCAGCCGCGCAGAAAGTGGCTGACTGGCAGATTGCGGCGATCATGAACATCGGTCAGCATGCCAAGCACCCGCTGTTTGTCACCAACGTCGACAACACCCGTCTGGACGATATCGCTGCATGGAACTACCGTGCGCCGGTTGCCGATCAGGCACGTCTTGGTTTCGCTATCGCACACGGTCTGGATAACAGCGCACCAGCAGTTACCGATCTGGCTGCGGGTCTCGACCAGAAAGTCGATATCATCGTACAGGCACTGGCCGGTGCGAGAAAACCACTCATCATCTCCGGCACCAATGCTGGCAGCGAAGACGTGATCTCTGCTGCTGCAAACGTTGCCAAGGCGCTGAAAAATCGCGGCTCTGACGTTGGCATTACCTTTGTTGCGCCTGCTGCTAACAGCATCGGGTTGTCAATCATGGGTGGCGGTTCGCTGGATGACGCGCTGACGCAGTTGGAAAACGGCGACGCTGACAGCGTGGTGGTTCTGGAAAACGATCTCTACCGTCATGCCCCAATCGCTCGCGTTGACGCGGCGCTGGAAAAAGCTGAGAACCTGATTGTGGTTGACCATCAGCGTACTCGCATCATGGATAAGGCCAGCATCATTCTGTCTGCCGCCAGCTTTGCTGAAAGCGACGGTACGTTGGTGAATCAGGAAGGCCGCGCTCAGCGTTTCTTCCAGGTTTATGACCCAACGTATTACAACGACAAAATTGTGATGCTGGAAAGCTGGCGCTGGCTGCACTCGCTGTATATCACCTATAACAGCCGTCAGGTTGACTGGACGCAGCTGGATAACGTGATTGATGCGTGTGTTGCTGAATTGCCACAGTTGACTGCAATTAAAGATGCCGCGCCTGATGCCTCGTTCCGTATTCGTGGTCAGAAACTGTCGCGTTCACCGATTCGCTCCAGCGGCCGTACTGCGATGCGTGCCAATATCAGCGTGCATGAACCGCGTCAGCCCGTCGATAAAGACACTATGTTTGCCTTCTCAATGGAAGGGAACAACAGCCCGACAGCTAATCGTCAGCAGATTCCGTTTGCCTGGGCGCCAGGCTGGAACTCACCGCAAGCCTGGAACAAATTCCAGGACGAAGTGGGCGGACATCTGCGTCATGGCGATCCGGGTGTGCGTATGATCGAAGCCGGAGAAGGTTCGCTGGCGTATTTCGACAACATTCCTGCGGCTTTCGTCCCACAAGCGGGTCAATGGCGCGTTGCGCCGTACTATCACCTGTTTGGTAGTGATGAAATGTCACAGCGTTCTGACGTGATTCAGCAGCGTATGCCAGAGCCTTACGTGATGGTGAACCCGGCTGATGCGGCAACGCTGGGCGTGAACGCCGGTACGTTGCTGGAATTGACCTGTGCAGGACAAACGCTACGTCTGCCACTGCGCT
- the nuoF gene encoding NADH-quinone oxidoreductase subunit NuoF gives MSKDIVLTAEQHPLTWRLRADKQPVWLDEYRSKNGYVAAQKALTGMAQDEVVSLVKDAGLKGRGGAGFSTGLKWSLMPKDESMNIRYLLCNADEMEPGTYKDRLLMEQEPHLLVEGMLISAFALKAYRGYIFLRGEYIEAAVHLRRAIEEAKAAGLLGKNILGSGFDFELFVHTGAGRYICGEETALINSLEGRRANPRSKPPFPASAGVWGKPTCVNNVETLCNVPAIIEHGAAWYQGLSAGKSKDAGTKLMGFSGRVKNPGLWELPFGTTAREILEDYAGGMRDGLKLKAWQPGGAGTDFLTESHLDLPMDFEHIAKAGSRMGTALAMAVDHEINMVSLTRNLEEFFSRESCGWCTPCRDGLPWSVKILRALENGEGQPGDIETLEQLCRFLGPGNTFCAHAPGAVEPLQSAIKYFREEFEAGISKQYLGNLKAIGGIQPNLLKERW, from the coding sequence ATGAGTAAAGACATTGTTCTGACTGCTGAGCAGCATCCTCTGACCTGGCGTTTACGTGCAGACAAACAGCCGGTATGGCTGGATGAATATCGCAGCAAAAACGGCTATGTCGCCGCGCAAAAAGCGTTAACCGGCATGGCGCAGGATGAAGTGGTCTCACTGGTTAAAGACGCTGGCCTGAAAGGGCGTGGCGGCGCGGGCTTTTCGACGGGCTTGAAGTGGAGCCTGATGCCGAAAGACGAAAGCATGAATATCCGCTACCTGCTGTGTAACGCGGATGAGATGGAGCCCGGTACTTATAAAGACCGCCTGCTGATGGAGCAAGAGCCGCATCTGCTGGTTGAAGGCATGCTGATCAGCGCCTTTGCGCTGAAAGCCTACCGTGGCTACATCTTCCTGCGCGGTGAATATATCGAAGCTGCCGTTCACCTGCGTCGCGCAATCGAAGAAGCGAAAGCGGCTGGCCTGCTGGGCAAAAATATTCTGGGCAGCGGATTTGATTTCGAGCTGTTCGTGCATACGGGCGCTGGGCGTTATATCTGCGGTGAAGAAACCGCACTGATTAACTCACTGGAAGGCCGTCGTGCCAACCCTCGCTCCAAGCCGCCTTTCCCGGCATCTGCGGGCGTTTGGGGTAAACCGACCTGCGTCAACAACGTGGAAACGCTGTGTAACGTACCGGCGATTATCGAACACGGTGCGGCGTGGTATCAGGGGCTGTCTGCGGGTAAAAGTAAAGATGCAGGCACGAAACTGATGGGCTTCTCCGGCCGCGTCAAGAACCCGGGCCTGTGGGAACTGCCGTTCGGTACGACTGCGCGTGAAATTCTGGAAGACTACGCGGGCGGTATGCGCGATGGTCTGAAGCTGAAAGCCTGGCAACCGGGTGGTGCCGGTACGGATTTCCTGACGGAAAGCCATCTCGATCTGCCAATGGATTTTGAGCACATTGCGAAAGCCGGTAGCCGTATGGGTACCGCGCTGGCGATGGCCGTCGATCACGAAATCAATATGGTTTCGCTGACGCGCAATCTCGAAGAATTCTTCTCCCGTGAATCCTGTGGCTGGTGTACGCCGTGCCGCGATGGCCTGCCGTGGAGCGTGAAGATTCTGCGTGCGCTGGAGAATGGCGAAGGCCAACCTGGTGACATTGAAACGCTGGAGCAACTTTGCCGTTTTCTCGGTCCGGGTAACACCTTCTGCGCGCATGCGCCGGGTGCGGTCGAGCCGCTGCAAAGTGCCATCAAGTATTTCCGGGAAGAATTCGAAGCGGGTATCTCTAAACAGTATTTAGGCAATCTTAAAGCGATTGGCGGTATTCAGCCTAACCTGTTGAAAGAGCGCTGGTAA